The window GGAAATTAAAAAATTTGCCGATGAAAATGATGTCTCAATGGGAAACCTTAGCCTTGCATGGCTTTTGGCTCAAAAGGGTGTGGCTGCTCCCATTGTGGGCGGTAGAAATGCTGACCAGGTAAAGAAAAACTTAAAGACAATGGAGGTAAAACTAACGCCTGATATGATTAGTCATTTGAATGACATTACTCTTCCTCTTAAAGAAGAGTTGGGTAACAATGCTGACCTGTGGGAATCTGTAAGCAGGGTGGTATAATAGTTTATAAATAACACCTTTTAAGACTGGCCAATATTGATTTCTTTGAAATTAATATTGGCCATTATTTTTTTTAGTTCATTCGTTTTTTTAATCCGGATGATACAATAGTTTTTGTCCACTCTGACAATAGTCAGGGGTGAAGCCTGTTCTATGGTTACGGTAAGTGTTACTATCGCAAAAGAAATATGCCTGATTGGAGATTTTAGCAAAATCCCACTATAGTGAAATTGTAAACAGCAACGAAGTAGCTGATTTCGAATCGATTTCAGTACATAATAGATTGTCTTTTGAGAATTTCGGTTTAACCTTTCCTACTTAATTATGCCAAGAAAGCACATAGGGTAGCAACTGTTCTTACCTAATTGAGGCATTTTTAGATAAGTGGTATTTAATTAAAAAATGACTGGATAAGCCTTTTTTTTAAAAAATCAATGTCATTCAACTATACTATTTTCGGTTCATAAAATTTCATTTGGATTTATTGGGTGATTATGATAATTTATAAGGTGGAAAAAGTAAGTTTAATGGTTTTTTTACAAAATTGACTGTCTTACTACATAGCGGAATAATTATTTGTAATAGAGTTTACCTAGCTGTTGAGCTGTTGAATTGAATTAACATTTGACTTTATGTTGAGAAAATTTATTGTGTTTTTTATGATTGTTAGCCAAACATTCCATAGCTATGGTCAGCTGACAAAAAATACTTTAAAGAAGCCTAATATTCTGTTCATTATGGTGGATGATCTACGGCCAGAGTTGGCGTGCTATGGGCAATCTCATATAAAATCTCCCAATATTGATAGGTTGGCAAGAATGGGGCAGGTATTTAAGAGAGCTTATGTTAACTATCCTGTGTGTGGTCCCAGTAGGGCCATATTATTATCCGGTTTGTATGGTAGTCCTAATCGGTTTAATGGATGGAATTGTTCGCTAGATAAGGATGTCCCTGGAATTGTAAGCCTGCCCATGCATTTTAAAAATAACCATTACACTACAGTCTCTCTAGGAAAGGTTTTTAATAATTTTGATGATGGTAAAGGAAGTTGGGATGAAATCTGGAGACCTGCACTGACAACAACTGAATGGGATTACCAATCGGAAGAAAGCATTGGAATTTTCAAAAAGCGCAATGAAAATAGGCAGTTCAATTCAGAACCAAGAAATAACCAAAATCTACCCAAAAGAGGCCCTGCATTTGAAAACCCTAGGATTTCAGATGAGATCTATCAAGATGGAAAAATTGCTACTAAAGCAGTGGAAAAATTACAACAATTTAAAGCCAACGGAGATGCATTCTTTTTAGCAGTTGGATTTAAAAAACCTCACTTACCATTTAATGCTCCCCAAAGATATTGGGAACTATATGATACAGCCGAGATTCAATTGCCTGATAATTTTTACCCCCCTCAAGAGGCGCCAAAAGAATCGCTTCATGAATACAGTGAACTTCGGGCCTATTCCAATATTCCTGTAAATGGACCATTATCGGAAAACCTTTCAAAAAAGCTGATTCATGGCTACTATGCTAGTATAAGCTATGTAGATGCTCAAATTGGAAGGATGTTGGATGCAATGGAAAATCTTGGCTTGGAAGAGGAGACTATAGTGGTGTTGTGGGGAGACCATGGCTGGCAGTTGGGGGAACATGGGCTGTGGTGCAAGCATTCCAATTTTAGCACCTCTTTACAAATACCCTTAATATTTAAAATTCCCGGTGAATCTGTTGGTGTGAAACATGAATCTCTGGTAGAAACGGTGGATATTTTCCCTACTTTATGTGAATTGGCAAGTATTAAAGCACCTTTTCATGTGCAAGGCAAAAGCTTTGCAAGTCTGCTTAACGGTGAAAACTTTGTAGGAAAAGTGGCTTTGTATAGCAGGTCCAATTTGGGAGGAGAAACAGTGATTACTAAAACCCATTCCTATACGGAATTTTATAATAAAGCAGGGCAAGTCAAAGCCAATATGTTATTTGATTTAACGATCGACCCAAACGAAAACCAAAATATTGTAGCGGATCAAGAAAAACAAGAAATCATTTCTGAAATGAGCAGAATGTTAAAACATCATAAAGCCACCAGAGACAATATTGCCCTACCTTAAACGATAAAAAAATGTACCTATTAAATATTATTGTGCAATGTAATAGAATGGCAGTATTCATAACTCTAATAGTGGTATTATTAGGATGTAAAGGCGAAAAGAATAATGTATCTGTTCTTAGCAAGTCTGCTCCCAATATTGTGTTTGTATTGGTTGATGACCTACGTTGGGATGAATTTGGCCTTGGAGGTCATAATTATATTCAAACGCCTAATATTGACAAGTTGGCCGAAAAAGCAGTTGTATTTAAGAATGCCTTTGCTACCACCCCTTTATGCTCTCCAAGTAGGGCAAGTTTTTTAACAGGAAAGTATGCCTTTGCTCATGGAATCTTAGACAATACAGATAGAAGCATTTTAAGCCATCAATTGCAAACCTTTCCTGCAAAATTACAACAGGAGGGTTACGAAACCGCTTTTATAGGAAAATGGCACATGGGGAACGACAATACACCAAGACTAGGATTTAACAAATGGGTGGCGCTAAAAGGACAAGGAAAAGCGATTGATCCGGAATTTAATGTAGACGGATCAGAAAGTCATCGTGAAGGATATGTTACCGATATTTTAACGGCCTATGCACTTGAATTTATAAATGAAAAGCGCAATAAACCTTTTTTATTATACCTTTCACATAAGGGCTTACATCCAAATCTTCATCAAGATGCTTCAGGCATGGTCACCAATATTGGAGAAGGTAGTTTTGTCCCTGCCAAGCGGCATAAGGGTAAATACAAAGATGCTATTTTTAATCGACGACCAAATGCCTTCATTACTCCTCAAGATAAGCCTGCATTGATGCGGGAAATAGATGGCTTGCCGAAATTAGGCAAAGCTACAGCTACCAAAGAGGAAGTGATTAGAAGTCGTGCGGAAATGTTAATGGCCATTGATGAGGGCTTGGGAGAAATTTTAGGTTTGCTTCAAAGTAAAAAGTTGGATGAAAATACGATTGTCGTTTTTACAGGAGATCATGGCTATTTTTATGGAGAGCATGGTTTAAATGAAGAAAGGCGATTGGCATATGAAGAATCCTTAC of the Cyclobacterium marinum DSM 745 genome contains:
- a CDS encoding sulfatase — its product is MLRKFIVFFMIVSQTFHSYGQLTKNTLKKPNILFIMVDDLRPELACYGQSHIKSPNIDRLARMGQVFKRAYVNYPVCGPSRAILLSGLYGSPNRFNGWNCSLDKDVPGIVSLPMHFKNNHYTTVSLGKVFNNFDDGKGSWDEIWRPALTTTEWDYQSEESIGIFKKRNENRQFNSEPRNNQNLPKRGPAFENPRISDEIYQDGKIATKAVEKLQQFKANGDAFFLAVGFKKPHLPFNAPQRYWELYDTAEIQLPDNFYPPQEAPKESLHEYSELRAYSNIPVNGPLSENLSKKLIHGYYASISYVDAQIGRMLDAMENLGLEEETIVVLWGDHGWQLGEHGLWCKHSNFSTSLQIPLIFKIPGESVGVKHESLVETVDIFPTLCELASIKAPFHVQGKSFASLLNGENFVGKVALYSRSNLGGETVITKTHSYTEFYNKAGQVKANMLFDLTIDPNENQNIVADQEKQEIISEMSRMLKHHKATRDNIALP
- a CDS encoding sulfatase family protein; this encodes MYLLNIIVQCNRMAVFITLIVVLLGCKGEKNNVSVLSKSAPNIVFVLVDDLRWDEFGLGGHNYIQTPNIDKLAEKAVVFKNAFATTPLCSPSRASFLTGKYAFAHGILDNTDRSILSHQLQTFPAKLQQEGYETAFIGKWHMGNDNTPRLGFNKWVALKGQGKAIDPEFNVDGSESHREGYVTDILTAYALEFINEKRNKPFLLYLSHKGLHPNLHQDASGMVTNIGEGSFVPAKRHKGKYKDAIFNRRPNAFITPQDKPALMREIDGLPKLGKATATKEEVIRSRAEMLMAIDEGLGEILGLLQSKKLDENTIVVFTGDHGYFYGEHGLNEERRLAYEESLRIPLIFRYPPLTEKGFEVDQMALNIDLAPTLLDFAGVKEDSLMDGRSLKPLIKGKEPDNWRTSFFMEYYSDKVWPRMVNMGYRGIRSTDLKYIQYTDLEDMNELYDLKKDPYELNNIIDDPTYQDRLKEIKANLNSY